The sequence below is a genomic window from Nostoc flagelliforme CCNUN1.
TTTTTTCTTTTAATCCTTTTATTAAGAATACCCGGAAAGTGACAGAAGAGGGGTATATTTGATGACTATAGTATTGTTGGCTCTAGTAACTTCACCCCGGCGGGGATTGACACCAACCGAGAACTGAACGTAGTCAACAAGCAAAGAGCCATTGCCCAAGACTTACGCCATAACTGGTTTACAGAGTTTTGGAATCACAAGAGTGTTGATGTTGATTACAAAACCAAGTTCAGTAAACCACAAACTTTTAAAAGCCAACGTAAAAACAAGGGTTTCAGCCATCGTTAATCAGGAGTATTGACCATTGGTTTTAGAGGGATCTTAGAGCGATCGCTTAAAGATAACTAGGGTGATCGTCTGAAATGCTCAACAAAACGTTGTTTTGTGATATCCCTGGCTTTGGCTGAAATGTTTGCTTGGTAAAGCTTCTAAAAAACTTTTTGGTTTACTGAAGTTAATTGATGCGCTCAACGCCTCCAAGTTTGGCAGTAAAGCTTACACCCCCTACCAAGTATTCCTCAAAGCCCTGTACGAACTATTCAAAGACGATACCATTATTGGCGAGGGCGATCGCACTTCATTAGAACTGGCCAGCTTTCAGCAAGAGGGGTTTGAGAGAGCAGTTAGACTCATAGAAAGACACAATGGCTGTGTTATTGCAGATGCCGTAGGTTTAGGGAAAACTTTTATTGGCTTGCGACTGCTGGACTATTACCTAATTAAACTCAGAAAACCGAGATTTGTCCCTCGTGCCTTGGTGGTTTGTCCGGCTCAACTCAAGAAATTAGTGTGGGACAAAAAACTAGATGAATTTGGCATTAAAGCTGATGTAATTTCCCATGAAGAAATCAGCCGCCAAAACTTTAACTTACATAATTATGCCCGTTATGACATTGTGGTAGTGGATGAATCTCATAATTTTCGTAACAGTGCCACCAATCGCTACCGCAATTTATTAAAGCTAGTTAGCAGTGGTAAACGCAATAAACGGGTGGTGTTACTGACTGCTACCCCCATCAACAACAGTATTTTTGACCTTTACCATCAAATCCTGTTGTTAACTCGTGGCGGTGAAGCCTATTACCGAGAATGGGGTATTTCTAACCTGAAAACTTATTTTAAAGCTCTAGCTAAAGGTGGGGTAGAAATTACGGAACTCCTGATGCAAACAATGGTGAGGAGAAGCCGCCAGGACGTAATTAGACGACAATCAGCAGGTGAAGAAATTCGCATTAATGGAAAATTAATTCACTTTCCTAAACGCCAGCTAGAACAGTTCACCTATAACTTTGAAGATAGCTTTGCTGGACTGTACACTGGGATAGCCAATCAGATTGACCAGCTTAACCTACCTGCTTATAACATTAAGGCTTTTAAAAAGCGCAAGGATAAAGAAGAGGAAAAAGAAGTTAAGCGCAATGATGCCCTAGTTGCTTTGCAAAAAGCCCTTTATTTTAAACGATTTGAAAGTTCACTGCTGGCTTTTAAAAATAGCACTCGTAACCAGCGAGACTTCCAGACTAATTTTTATGAAATTCTCACTCAACAAAGAAGACTATTAGATAGTAAAAACTTTCGCAAGTTGGTATTAGCTGTTGAAACAGATGAAGAAGAAGGGAACTCAGTCAATACAATTATTCAGTCACTAGATGAAGTTGAATCTAAAGACTATAATCTCAACCAACTGCAACAGCAGATTGAATCTGACCTGACTATTTTAAACAATATTATTACCAAGCTAGAGATAATTGAATCTTCAGCCGCAGTTAATACAGACTATGACTGCAAGTTAGTAGCATTCAAACATCTGCTGACCACTCAACTGCAAGGTAAAAAGATTTTAGTATTTAGCTACTTCAAAGACACGGGTAATTATTTATACAAACAACTGATTATAGATACAGATTGGCTATCCCAAATGCAAGTCAACGGTCAAGCACCGGTGATTGAGTTATTGACTGGTGCAACATCTAGCAAGCAACGGGAAGAGAAAGTTAAGCAGTTTGCCCCCAAAGCTAATGCCCAAAGTGATGAAGAATTAACCCTATTAAAAGAAAATCCTATTGATATTCTCATTTGTACTGATGTTTTATCAGAAGGTCAAAACCTGCAAGATGCTGGGGTGTTAATTAATTATGATCTGCACTGGAACCCAGTACGCATGATTCAAAGAGCAGGACGGATTGACCGCTTAGGCACTGATTATGACGAGCTATTTATCTACAACTGTTTCCCAGAACAGGGACTTGAGGATTTACTAGGGTTAGTCAAAAGACTACAACAACGCATTGCCACCATTGACCGGGAGGTAGGTTTAGACAGTAGTGTACTGGGTGAAACTGTTTCTGATAGGTCATTAGAAGAACTCTATAGATTAAAAATGGCTGATACTGATGCCCAGAAACAAGCCATTTTAGAGGAAACATAGTAAGTCAATACTTGTCGGGTTTTGGGGAAAAGGGGAAGGGGAAAGGGGAAAGAAAAAACCTTTAACCTAAACCCAGCAACCTTTTCCCCAAACCCAATGCCGAGTTAAAAATGCACAAAGCGAGCAGTATTGCATAGTAAGTAATAAAAACATGAATCCTAAAGAAACCTGCCCAAAGAAAATACTTGATGCTATGCAGAAACTAAATACTAAATGGCGCGGTTTTTATGCTTCTTTCAATGGTGGTACATTTCCACTTTCGGAATTACCAAACTTTGCAAATGATTTAGATGAGATAGGCATCACCATGCCAAAAAATGTTTTTGTACGCGCTTGACTTAAACCAAGATGGGGCAAGGTTTTCAAGACGTGCTTTCTCTCATCAAATTGGTGAAAGAACTATGGTTATGCTGCTAGTTTTAAAAATGTTGTAGTGCTATAATCGTGAAAATATAGCACTACAAAAATATGGCATTTCGTAAGAATTCAGGTCTAAAATTGCGGAAGCAAAGAAGGGCGAGATTGAGAATTAACAGAGCCAGCCAGTAGTGCTTGTGCAAAAAAATCAATCACACCTCGTCCTTGACGACGGCAGGTTTGCACCACCGTCAACTTTCTTAGCAGTGTGTTGAAACCGCTCCATTGAACGGGAACCACCGCTAACCTTACGTTTTGTCACAGCTAAACGCAGCGATCGTTCAGCCTGATTGTTATCAGGGGGGACTTCAGGATGGTCAAGGAAATACCACCATTGGCAGGCTTTCTGACGCAAAGAACGTAAAAGCTGACCGGCTTTTGCTCCAGCCAAGTTAATCCATTGATCAAGAGAGGATTGCAACTTCGATTTGAATTGATTAATCCAATCGTTGTAACTGCTGGAATCAAGAGTCTGAAACCATTGAGCGTAATTTTTAAAGGCTTCATCAATTAAATCAACAAACGCTTCGCCAATAGCTTGGTTGTGAAGACCAGGAAGTTGAATTAGCTTTTTGAAGTGACGGCGTAAATGAGCCAAACATTTTTGCTGGGCTAAAGCTTGATTGCTATCTAGGTTGCCAATGACACGCAGCTTTTCTATTTCTTGTTTCAATTCCTGGATTGATGAGAGCAACTCTCTGTTCACTTGAGCCTGTTGAATGATCATCTCCACCAGTTCTTCTTTGGGCAACTGGCGTAAGCGTTCAGGGTCTAACTCTTGAGGCAGGTTGTTCATCATGATTGCCTTACTTTACCTCAACCATCCTATTTGTCAATATCCCTTCACCTGAATCCTTACGGCATTTCTGCGAAGACGGCTTCAGAACGGGACTACGATCGCATTCCACACCAGCGATTCTTTGACCCAATAGTAACGCTTTGGGCGTTTTTGTCTCAGATTTTAGATACTGATAAAAGTTGGAACTGAGACATTAGCTAATCTTGTTTTCGATGCGTGGGTTAAAGGGTTTGGAGTACGACGTTATCAATATTTAGGTTGAGATCACTAAAACCACTCCTGACTACAATTTCATCAAAAGAGGTAATGATTCCAGCGCCAGAATCAACAGCTCTTACAAGAAAACCATCAATTGATGCAGTTATTCGAACTGTTTGCGAATCTAAGCGTCTGATAGTGAGGACTGCTGTATGACGTATTGTGTCGTCAATTGTTGGTACAGAGCTAGTTGATATTAACGAAAGACCTCCAAAACCACCACTAACACTATCCCCACTGTTAAAGTTTTCTCGATAAACTCCTAGATTGCTGGTACCAGCTAGACCAACTACTACAAAATACCCACCGTCATCTTCCACAGGAGTTCCGCTGCCGACAAGTGAAGCCAAAATATTAGCTGTTACAGGAGTAAATGCAGAATTGTATAGACCAAAACGTAAACCACCTGCGCGAAAATCAGGAAATTGACTAGAGGTTGTGGAGGTACTAGGTTTAGTAGTAAAACGAAAATCAAAGCTTAAATAAAGCGTATCGCCTGGTTCACTTCCTAAACTAACGGGGGCGAAAGTTCCAAGCGCAAGGTGAGGGGGAATAAAGCGAGGATTGCTAGTAGTAAAAGAGGGAGTGTCAAGGTTTAAAGCTTTTCCACTTCCAAGAGTTTGATCTTCAACTACGCTTAATTGAATTTGAGAAGGAGTTGAAACTGTTTGAGAAAAATTTGATGAAATTCCAAACCAGGAAATATCTAACGGATCAGCACCATTGGTAAAGCCACCATCTGTAAAAGTATCGTTAACAACAG
It includes:
- a CDS encoding phospholipase D-like domain-containing protein; protein product: MFDDYSIVGSSNFTPAGIDTNRELNVVNKQRAIAQDLRHNWFTEFWNHKSVDVDYKTKFSKPQTFKSQRKNKGFSHR
- a CDS encoding helicase-related protein, producing the protein MLGKASKKLFGLLKLIDALNASKFGSKAYTPYQVFLKALYELFKDDTIIGEGDRTSLELASFQQEGFERAVRLIERHNGCVIADAVGLGKTFIGLRLLDYYLIKLRKPRFVPRALVVCPAQLKKLVWDKKLDEFGIKADVISHEEISRQNFNLHNYARYDIVVVDESHNFRNSATNRYRNLLKLVSSGKRNKRVVLLTATPINNSIFDLYHQILLLTRGGEAYYREWGISNLKTYFKALAKGGVEITELLMQTMVRRSRQDVIRRQSAGEEIRINGKLIHFPKRQLEQFTYNFEDSFAGLYTGIANQIDQLNLPAYNIKAFKKRKDKEEEKEVKRNDALVALQKALYFKRFESSLLAFKNSTRNQRDFQTNFYEILTQQRRLLDSKNFRKLVLAVETDEEEGNSVNTIIQSLDEVESKDYNLNQLQQQIESDLTILNNIITKLEIIESSAAVNTDYDCKLVAFKHLLTTQLQGKKILVFSYFKDTGNYLYKQLIIDTDWLSQMQVNGQAPVIELLTGATSSKQREEKVKQFAPKANAQSDEELTLLKENPIDILICTDVLSEGQNLQDAGVLINYDLHWNPVRMIQRAGRIDRLGTDYDELFIYNCFPEQGLEDLLGLVKRLQQRIATIDREVGLDSSVLGETVSDRSLEELYRLKMADTDAQKQAILEET